CGGTTATGAGTATCCGGTAATCATTCTTGATGGCGAGGGCAACCCGACTGATCCGTACGCTGATCCGTCATATTTCGCTCACAGCGCCATCTCGTTGAACGCTGAGACTCCGGAAACCGGCAGTGGCCCCTGTGCAGCCTGCCATATGGAGACGGACGAAGGTCACACCTTTGAAGTGGTGGAAAAAGATGACTTAGGCGTCATTACCGGCCTCAAATCCACGGTTTGTGTCGACTGCCATAGTGGTGCCCACGGTGCTGCGCTGGTTGCTGAAGATACCGTTATTGACGGTGTCACCCACACCGCGGCTGATGCCGCGGCCTTCCTTGAGGAAGAAGCCGAAGGCTATCATCAAGCATTGGCTCTGCTCGAGGCTGAGCTGCTCGCCAAAGGCCTGACATTCAGCACCAGCTATCCCTACTTCTCAGGAGCCAGCTGGATTAACGAGGGGACCTTCGGTGCAGCACACAACTATAACTATCTGCACCATGAGCCGGGCGCCTATGCCCACAACCGTTACTATGCAAAACGGTTGATCTTCGATTCCATCGACTGGCTGCAAAACGGCAGCCTGACCGGCAGTATTGCGATTGATGAAGCGACATACCCGGCCGGCGCAGAGTGGTTCAGCGCGGATGCAGACACCAATCTTGCGGATCGCCCGTAGTCCAGCCTGCCCCCTAGCTCCACCAGGTTTTATGCCTGGCGGACAACAACTAAAGCCCCGCACCTTCTGGTGCGGGGCTTTTTTAATGACTTACGATCATGACCTAAGAGGATACGTTACGGTCGAGAGCCGGCTGAAAATCGTTGTAAAAAGTGTTCTTAGCCGGGCATCCTCAATCAGAAGAATGAGGACGCCCCCCAGCACGGTTAAGTCACCGGAGACTGAATACAATTTCGTCCCGCCTTTTTGGCTTGGTACAAGGCTTGATCCGCGTAGCGCAGTAATTCTTCACAATCCTGTCCCGACTGCGGTGACATCGACGCATAGCCGACGCTGATGGTAATCCAGGGGGTTTTTGGTGCGTCAATATTGGGGATACCCAGATCATTGACCGCTTGTCGGATTGATTCAGCAACTTTTTCCGCCCCGAAAAGCGGAACATCAGGCAGGATAACGGCAAACTCCTCACCGCCGTAACGGGCAACAAGGTCCGCTTCCCGCTTGACCTGAGCCGAGATCACCTCGGCGACAGTCTGCAGACACTGGTCGCCACCCTGATGTCCATAAGTATCATTGTAGACTTTAAAATGATCAATATCGATCATCAGCAGGCTGACGACAGTACCGTTGCGCCGGGCCACCAGCCATTCATGCTGCAGCTGATCATCAAACATCCGGCGATTGCCGACTCCGGTCAAACTATCCGTCATGGAGGCCCGCTGCAACTCTTTATTCAGTGACTCAATCCGGTCGAGCATGCGGTTGGCGGTCTGCGAAAGCAGATGGAGCTCCCGGCTGCTGTGATCTTCAAACCGTTCGCTCAAATCGCCGCTTTCGCCAATGCGGTTAAAGTGGTTAATTTGGGCGGAAATCGGAGCCAGAACCAGACGGTTCAACAGCAGTTCGACCAACAGCACGCCAATGACCCCTAAGATGATCATCACCGTCACCGTCACCTTGAACACCTGGCGCAGGTGACTGTTCATCTCGCGAAAGATCTTCGTTTTCATCTTAAAGGCCTGATGATGATCGATATTGCGTACGGTCAGCGTCAATTCGGCATAGTCTTCGGAAACAAACTCATAGCTCATGTGAATGCACTTGTCACGGCCATTGAGCTCCTTGGATTGCTCGCAAACTTTTACCAGGTCGAAATCAAAACCCGAATGGCTGGACACATCATAACAGTACTGATTGTTGATCGCCCGGCCCATAAGGATATAGCCGTTGGCCGGACGGCTACGGTCCGTCGGATAGATGGGATACATTGCGGCGAGAAGCGGGCCATTGAGCTGTTCAACACACAGATAAAAAGAGCTGTGCTCTTCAAGATTCAGGGCTTGAATCTGCTCCTGACTGCGCTTGACCGAGTCTGCTACAGAAAGTGCAATCGGGCGATCCTCGGCAAAAGAGAACGCGTAAACAAGATTGAAATCCAAGTCAAAGTAGAGAATACACAGCGTTCCTATCCCGGTCAGAGTTTCGTCATTGAGGTTGCCATCAATGTATTGCTGATTTTGATCCAGGATAAATTGATAACTGTCGTTCCACACGCCCCAGTCTCGGACGAATGAGCTGAAATAATCCTCCTGACCATCAAGGGTCTGGACAATATGTTCCCCCACTCGATCAAAATGGAGATGCTCCAACGAATCAAAGGCGGAAAAGATATAGCGATGCATGACGACCATCATCAGCACAAGTGAAAGCCCGAGGATGATAATCAGGGTTAATAAAGTACGTAAACGTAAAGACATTGCTTCTCTCAACTCAATGGCAAAGTTGCTTCAGGCCATGAACAAAACAGCCTGTGGAGCCCCAGGTCGGACGACAAAATTTCAGCACGGCTTGCAGGCCCTTGATTTTGCAAACAAGACGGAAACCAAGGTTCGCTTTGCGTCGTTGGAAGCCTCCTAGGCTGAAACGTTTCAACATCCTGTCAAGTATAACCACTCCTGTCGAGAAACAAACCTCGGCATAGGACACAGTTATAGAATTAGTAAAATATATCGCTAATACAATTGACAAAGCAAACACAAACCGTCAAAATAGAATGACTATTCTTTTTTTCATAAGGAGTCATTATGTCCCGTATCATTTTTTGTCTGTTTATTTTCGTCTGCGTTACCGTGTCCACGCCGGCGTTGTCTGCGGGAAAAACCCCGGACGACCATCGTGCCTTGGCCGGTTTGACAACAGGTAAGGCTGTGTTTGATGTCAATATTACTTCCGCCCAAACCATGTTGCTGTATTTCACTGTGATCGAAAAAACCGTAGCGACCCTCGAAGCTCAAGGTGTCAAGCCTGACATCATTATTGCCCTTCGCGGTGCGGCCGTGTCCATTGTCAGTAAAGATTCTGAACTCAATAATGAAGAAGACGAAAAAGCCCTGATCAAAAAAATTACCGGCATGAAGCAACAGGGAATTTATTTTGAGGCTTGCAATGTCGCTGCGGAACTGTATGACGTAGATCCTGCAGACCTGATGCCGGGTGTGGTTCTTGTCGGTAACACGTTTGCCTCGCTGATCGGCTACCAAAGCCAAGGCTACGCCCTGATCCCGCTGTATTAATCTCTTCTGCGCCGCGCGGAGCCGTCCATCCGGCTCCGCGACGTTCAGTCTCTCCTGAAAAAAACACTCATCTTTTATTATCCTCTCATCTCCCCGACGCTGTTCACGGATGTGTCAAAAGTCGTGATCCA
This region of uncultured Desulfuromonas sp. genomic DNA includes:
- a CDS encoding diguanylate cyclase — its product is MSLRLRTLLTLIIILGLSLVLMMVVMHRYIFSAFDSLEHLHFDRVGEHIVQTLDGQEDYFSSFVRDWGVWNDSYQFILDQNQQYIDGNLNDETLTGIGTLCILYFDLDFNLVYAFSFAEDRPIALSVADSVKRSQEQIQALNLEEHSSFYLCVEQLNGPLLAAMYPIYPTDRSRPANGYILMGRAINNQYCYDVSSHSGFDFDLVKVCEQSKELNGRDKCIHMSYEFVSEDYAELTLTVRNIDHHQAFKMKTKIFREMNSHLRQVFKVTVTVMIILGVIGVLLVELLLNRLVLAPISAQINHFNRIGESGDLSERFEDHSSRELHLLSQTANRMLDRIESLNKELQRASMTDSLTGVGNRRMFDDQLQHEWLVARRNGTVVSLLMIDIDHFKVYNDTYGHQGGDQCLQTVAEVISAQVKREADLVARYGGEEFAVILPDVPLFGAEKVAESIRQAVNDLGIPNIDAPKTPWITISVGYASMSPQSGQDCEELLRYADQALYQAKKAGRNCIQSPVT
- a CDS encoding DsrE family protein, whose product is MSRIIFCLFIFVCVTVSTPALSAGKTPDDHRALAGLTTGKAVFDVNITSAQTMLLYFTVIEKTVATLEAQGVKPDIIIALRGAAVSIVSKDSELNNEEDEKALIKKITGMKQQGIYFEACNVAAELYDVDPADLMPGVVLVGNTFASLIGYQSQGYALIPLY